CCTTCGACGTCGCCACCGGCAACGACGCCGACGCCGACCGCCACGGGATCGTCACCCCGGACGGCGGCCTGATGAACCCCAACCACTTCCTGGCCGTGGCCATCGACTACCTCTACCGCCACCGCCGGCGCTGGCCCGCCGACGCCGGCGTGGGCAAGACCCTGGTCTCCTCCTCCATGATCGACCGCGTGGCCGGGGACCTCGGCCGCGAGCTCGTGGAGGTGCCGGTGGGCTTCAAGTGGTTCGTGCCCGGCCTGCTCACGGGCACCGGCGTGTTCGGCGGCGAGGAGTCCGCGGGCGCGTCCTTCGTGAAGTTCGACGGCGGTGCCTGGTCCACGGACAAGGACGGCTTGCTGCTGTGCCTGCTGGCCGCGGAGATCATCGCCGTGACCGGCCAGTCCCCGTCCGAGCGGTACCGAGACCTCGTGGCGCTGCACGGCTCCCCGGCGTACGCACGCATCGACGCCCCGGCCACCGCCGAGCAGAAGGCGAAGCTGAAGACCCTCTCCCCGGACGACGTCCCCGTGACCGAGCTGGCCGGCGAGACCATCCTCGCCACGCTGACGAACGCGCCCGGCAACGACGCCCCGATCGGCGGGCTCAAGGTGGTCACGCAGAACGCGTGGTTCGCCGCCCGGCCCTCCGGCACCGAGGACGTGTACAAGATCTACGCGGAGTCCTTCCGCGGGCCCGAGCACCTCAAGCAGGTGCAGGAGGAGGCGCAGCGGCTGGTGGACGCGGTCATCGGCTGACCCCGGGACGCTGGCCCCGACCCCCAACGTTGTCGTGCGGGAAACGGGAACCTGCCGCGCCGTCGTCGCGCGGAAGCCTCCCCTTTCCCACACGAAATTGCCCCCGAAGCCTCCCGTTTCCCACACGAAAGTGCCCCCGAAGCCTCCCGTTTCCCGCACGAAAGTGGGGACGGGGGGACGCGCCGGGGCTCAGAAGTCCGCGATCACCAGCTTCTTCATCCCCAGCAGCGCCTCGAACGCGCCGGGCCGCTCCATGAGCTCGCCCATCTCCTCCGGCACGATCTGCCAGGACACGCCCCAGCGGTCCTTGAGCCAGCCGCACTGCTCGGCCTCGGGCACGGCGCTCAGCGCCTCCCACAGCCGGTCGATCTCGGCCTGGTCCCGGCACTGCACCATGAGCGAGACGCCCTCGGTGAAGGTGAAGTCCTGCGCCACGGCCGAGTCCATCGCCGCGACCCACTCGCCGCGCAGCCGCGCGTCGGCGAACACGATCGACCCCGCCTCCACGGGCCCGCCCTCCGGCACGTGCCCCATGTCCCCGTAGGTGACGCGCTGGCCGGGGGTGGCGTCGTCGAACACGGCGAGGTAGTGGTCCAGCGCCTCCGCGGCCCGGTTCTGCGCGGGCCCGCAGAACATCAGCTGCGGGATGATCGCCGGCCGCGGGTCCCCGGCGGGGTCCGTGAGCATGAGCTGCCAGCTCACCCCGTGGCGGTCCTCCACCCAGCCGTAGTGCTCGGAGTGCGGGTAGGGGCCGAGGTCCATGAGCACGCGCCCGCCGTCGGTGAGCTCGGCCCACAGGGCGTCCAGCGTGCCGCGCGGGTCCTCCATGCGCGACGGGTCCGCGTTGACGAAGAAGCTGATGGACGGGTTCGGGGCGAACTCGTCGCCGGCGTTGACCAGGATGAAGCGGTGGCCGCCGAGGTCCAGCTCTTGCGTGAGGGTCTTCCCGGCCAGGGGCCTCTGGAAGTCCAGCAGGCCCTCGGTGGGGTAGCGGTCGGTCCGCACGTGGGCGGTGCCGGGCAGCCCGGCGAAGGCGCGGAGGTAGAACTCGGCGGCCGCGTCGGCGGTGCCGTCGCACCAGATGTTCGGGACGATGCGCTGCATGCCGCCGAGGGTACGCCCGGCGGCGGACACGCTCGGCGCGTCGCGGGGCGTCGCCCTCGGGGGCACGACGACGGCGGCCCGCCGGTTCCCGTTTCCCGCACGAAAGCGGTGGGGGGCTGGGCGAGGCTCCCGTTTCCCGCACGAAAGCACCCGGGGGCGGCGACGGCAGCCCGCCCTGCCGCCGGTCAGGCTCGGTCGGTAGCGTGACGGGCATGAGCACGCAGCATCCCGGCATCGCCACGGACTCCCCCGTCTCCTCCGACGACGACCTGCGCCCCGGCCTGGACGCCGCCCCGGTCGGACCGGCCGGCGAGGACGGCGACGACCCCGTGCGCGAGCCGCTGCCCACCGAGGCCCTGCCCCTGGCGCCCGCCGGGCCCCGCCCCGAAGACCCGCGGGCCGCCGTCGTGCGCCTGCGCGCCGCCGCCCGCTCCCGCGCCGCCCACCCGCGCGCGGTCCGCGTGCGCCAGCTCAAGGGCCTCAAGCGGCTGCTGACCGAGGGGCAGGACCGGCTGGTGGCCGCGCTGGGGCAGGACCTCGGCAAGCCGGCTACCGAGGCGCTGATGACGGAGATCGTCTCCGTGCGCTCCGAGGTGGACCACGCCCTGCTGCACCTGACCGACTGGATGGAGCCGCGCCCCGCGAAGCTGCCGCTGGCCCTGCGGCCCGCGAGCGCCGAGGTGCGGCCGCGGCCCAAGGGGCTCGTGCTGATCATCGGCGCGTGGAACTACCCCGTGCAGCTGACCCTGGCGCCCCTGGTGGGGGCGCTGGCGGCGGGCAACGCCGTCGTGGTCAGCCCCTCGGAGAAGGCGCCGGCCACGGCCGCGGCGCTGCGCGAGCTGGTGGCGGAGCACCTGGACTCGGCGCTGGTGTCCGTGGTGGAGGGCGGCAAGGACTGCAACACCGCCCTGCTCGCGGAGCCGTGGGACCACATCCTCTACACGGGCGGCGAGCGCGTGGGGCGGATCGTGTACGAGGCCGCCGCGAAGACGCTCTCCCCGGTGACCCTGGAGCTGGGCGGGAAGTCGCCGGCCGTGGTGACGCCGTCGCGCAACACGGGGGCGATGGCCCGGCGCATCGCGTGGGCGAAGTTCACCAACGCGGGGCAGACGTGCGTGGCCCCGGACTACGTGCTGGCTGTGGGCGACGTCGCCCATCGGCAGGTCGTGGAGGAGCTGCCGGGCGCGCTGCGCGAGTTCTACGGGGCGGACCCCCGCGCGTCGAAGGACTACGGCCGGCTCGTCTCCGCGGAGCACGCGGAGCGGCTGCGGGACCTGCTGCGGGAGGACCTCGACGCCGGCGCCGAGGTGCTCGTCGGCGGGGACGTGGACCCCGCGCAGCGGTACATGGCGCCCACCGTGGTCACGGGCGTCCGTCCCGACGGTGCTCTCATGCGCGAGGAGATCTTCGGCCCGATCCTGCCCGTGCTGCAGGTGGACACCTTCCAGGACGCCCTGGACTTCATCGCCGAGCGCCCCCACCCGCTGGCCGCGTACCTGTTCACGGACCGGCCGAGCTACCACCGCGCCTTCGACGACCAGGTGCAGGCCGGCGGCCTCGGCTACGACGTCGGCCTGCTGCACGCCGGCATCGCCACCCTGCCGTTCGGCGGCGTGGGCGCCTCCGGGATCGGGGCGTACCACGGGGTGCACGGCTTCGAGACGTTCTCCCACCTGCGGGCGTCCATCACGAAGTCCGACCAGGTGGACACGCTCAAGACGGCCTACCCGCCGTACGGCTGGGTCAAGCGGACGATGATCCCCAAGATGCTCTGACGGGCCGGCCGGGAGGGCTTTCGTGCGGGAAACGGGAGGCTCCGTCGGCGTCCCCACCCCCGCTTTCGTGCGGGAAACGGGAGGCTCCGCCGGCCTCCCGCCCGGGCCTTCAAGCGCCCGCGCAACGGACCTAGGCTCGCCTCCATCGACCCCGCCGGGGTCCTCTCGAGAAGAGCCGCCGTGCGACTATCCGCTCCCCCGCGCCGGCCGCGCGTGACCCGGATGGCGGCCCTGACCGCCGTCGTCGTCCTGGGCGTGGCCGGGTGCACCGGCCCCGAGGGCCGCACCCGCACGACGACGACGGGCGGGCCCGGCACGTCGACGTCCCCGCCGCCGGTGGTCCAGCAGTCCGAGGCGGCCGCGCACCCGGCCGACACCCTGCCCCTGGGGGACGAGGCTGCGGTCGCCGCCCTGCGGGAGCTGTTCGACGGGACCGTCCAGGTGACGCCCCCGGGCGGGGCCGACGTCGAGATGCGGCTGCGCCGCGCGGACGTGGAGCTGGTGCTGTCAGAGGAGGGGTGAGGGGCGTCGGGCGGGGCGCCTGCCGCCCCGCAAGCCTCCCGTTTCCCGCACGAAAGCGCCCCGGAAGGCCCCCGTTTCCCGCACGAAAGCGCGGGGCGGCGGGCCGGGAGTCAGCGCTGGGGCCAGATCCCGCGCGTCGTGAAGACGTCGGCGAGGACATCCGCCCGGTCGGTCATGATGCCGTCGACGCCGAGGTCGAGGAGGCGGTGCATCTCGTCCGGCTCGTCGATCACCCACACGTGCACGGGCAGCCCGGCCGCGTGGCAGCGCCGCACGAAGTCCGCGGTGACCACGCGGACGCGGCCGTGGCGCACGGGGACCTGCACGCAGTCGACGTCGAGGGCGTGGCGGGCCAGCCAGCGCGTGAGCCCCACCGGGCCGAGCGCCACCAGCGCCGCGATGGCGGCGGCCCCGCCCGACGTCGCCACGCGTCCCGGGCCGAACGCGCGGTCCTCGTGGCCCAGCGCGGCGAGCGCCCGGCGGAACGCGCGGCGGCGTGAGTCGTGGAACGAGGCGACGAGGACCCGCTCCCACGCCTCGTGCTCCGCGAGCAGGCGGGCCATGGCAGGGGCCGCGGCGCGGTCCTTGAGGTCCACGTTGAGCCGGGCCTCGGGCAGGGCGGCGAGCAGGTCGGCGAAGCGCAGCAGCGGCTCCCCGCCGACGTGGACCTCGGTGAGCCCGTTCCACGTGTGCTCCTGAAGGCGGCCGCGGCCGGTGGTCACGCGCTCCAGCGTCTCGTCGTGGAAGACGACCAGTTCGCCGTCCGACGTCGTGCGCACGTCCAGCTCGAGGTAGGCGAAGCCGGCGTCGTGCGCGGCCTGGAAGGCGGCGAGCGAGTTCTCCCGCCCGACGTCGGCGCCCCGGTGCGCGAACCCCAGCGGCCAGCCCTCGCGCCCGGGGACGGAGTCGGCGAGGTAGGCGGGGGCGGGGCGGTGCCGGGACGACGGCGGACGGCGGGTCACGGGGCCAGGGTAGCGGGGGCGGAGCGGGCCGGTGGAGGGGTGGGAGGAGGGTCGGTGGGGTGGTGGGAGGAGGGGTCAGAGAGTGATGGACGCCGCGGGAGATCCCGAGCTGTCCTGCATCTGGCCGTTATGAGGCCCGGAATCGCCCTCATCACGGCCCTTTGCAGGACAGCTCGGACACGAAGCGGCCATTTGCAGGACAGCTCCGGCACCATTCGGAGAACGCGCGGACCTTGCGCGCACCGGACGCGAGACGGACGGTTCCCTCGCGATGGCGCACGATGGGACGCATGGGGGATGACAACGCACGCATGATCCGACGCTTCCGCAGCAGCTCGACGAGGCGGCCGCTCCACAGGTCCCTGACCCGCCGCGGCAACCGATCGAGCAGGAGGCTCCACACTGACGATCGGGTGTCATTGCCTCCGAGTTCCGTCGCAGGGTTGTTCCTAGGACCCTTTTTGGCCACGCATCTCTTCGCTTGGGGACTCTTCGCTTTTGTCTATCTGATCGCACACCCGGGAGGCGGTTCCGTCTTCACCGCCTCCATGTGGAGATTCACCACCGATGTGGCGGTGAACACCGGTCTGGCCATGGAGGATTCGCTCCTGGCCCTGACCTCCACGGGCGTGACCGTGACGGTCGCCTTGTACATTCCGGTGGCAGCCGGGCAGTTGGTCAGCCCCCGAGGCGGCGGTGAAACCCAGCGTCGCCTCGGAAGCCTTGCTCTCGCGACGTCGGGTGTGTTCGCGGGTATCACGACGGGGGCGTACATCGCATCGATGACCCACGGGGCCCACCCGGCATCGATGATTCCCGAGCTCCTCCTCCAAGGGCTCATGATCGCCCTGTCGCTTCAGCTGGGAACGCATCTCTTCGACGATCGGGAAGAACTGCCATCGCGCTTGGAGGACGACGAACGCAGACTCGAGATGCAGCTCAGCGACGCCGCCCGGAACTCGCTGTCAGACGACATCCAAGGAAAGCTGGGCGGTGACTTCACGCTCCCTTCGATGAACCAGTGGGCGAAGGCCGCCCGCACGCTGACCCTCCGACGAACCCTGCGTCTGATCATCTGGGTCTTCGGTTACCTACTGGCCGGTGCATTCCTCGGCGCGTTGACGTTCGCGTGCACCTCACTGGTGCTGGAGCGCGAATGGGATGCCAGGATCGTCGCCTTGGGCGCGGTCATCGGGGTCTACGCGTATGTTGCCAGTGGGATGATCACCTCCCACGACCAGTCCACTCCAGTCTTGAGCTGGCTGGTACGAGCCGCGGGAGCCACCGTCTGGCTCCTGTTGCTCGCGAGTGGTCTTGTGCTCCTGGCCCCATCGTCCTCGCAAGGCAGCGTTTCCTTGGGCATCGCGGTGCTCGGAGTCATCCATGTCCTGTGGCGGCGAAGGTCCCCGGGCGAACAGGGTCTGGGGCTCTCACCCTTCATGCTCTCGCATCGCGTGAACACAACCCTCGCTGAAGAAGCACTCACCAGCGTGTGGTCCAGGCAGCTTCACGCCGGCATCCTGCCGCGTCCCCTTCTCGGGACGACCTGCCGGACTTCGCCCTTGAGGGATGCTGCTCGCTGAGCACTCCTCTCCCCCGCAGCGTGGACCGCTTCCCGGATCAGGAAGGACCAGCCACAGCTCTCGAAGGACGAGCTCCTTCGGGCGACGCTGGAGCACTACGGCCAGAAGCGCTTGACCGAACAGATTCGCGCCCATCTGAACGCCGTCCATGCACTCATGGACTCGATAAGCGGCGGGACGCGGTAACCCTGTCCTGCATCTGGCCGTTATGAGGCCCGGAATCGCCCTCATAACGACACTCTGCAGGACAGCTCGGACAGGGAACGGCCATCTGCAGGACAGCTCGGCCTGGGGGCCGCGAAGAGCCCGCGCCTAGACTGGCCGCGACCCCTCGGCCCACCCCCACGCACCCACACCCCACACCCCACACCCACCCCAGGAGCCCCCGCCGTGCCTCGCGTCTCATCCCGCCCGCACACGGGCCGCGACCGCCTGGTCTGGGTGGACGTCGCGCGCGGGATCGCGCTGGTCTCCATGTTCGTCGCGCACGTGGCGCCCTCGGGCGGCCCGGCGGGCGTCCTGAACCTCTCCGAGCACCTGACTGCGGCGCTGTTCGCGGCCCTCGTGGGCGTCTCAGCGCGCCTGGAGGTGCAGGGCCTCGGCGTCGGCCGCGCCCTCGTGCGCGCGATGGTCCGCGCCGCCGCCCTGCTCGGCGCCGCCTGGCTCACCGCCCTCTTCGACGCGGCGGTCGTGGACGTGCTCACCCACCTGGCCGTCATCACCGTCCTCATGGCGCTCCTCGCGGCCCTGCCCTTGGCCGTGCACCTCGTGCTCGCGCTCCTCGCCGGCGGCGGCGGGATCCTGCTGACGGCGGCCGGCACGCTCGCCGTCGCCGACGCCCTCGCCCCGGCCGCGCGCGCCCTCGGCCTGGACCCCGCGGAGCTGGTCCCGGCGGTCGCCGGCTTCCTCACCGCCGGCCCGTACCGCCTCACCGCGTTCCTCGCGTGGGCGCTGCTCGGCGCGGTCCTCGTGCGCACGGTCCACGTCACGACGACGGCGCTCCCCCGTTCCGGCCGCCTCGTCGGCCTGGGCTGGGGCGTCGGCGGGGTGGTCCTGGCCGGCCTGGTGATCCTGCTGTCCCGGGTGCAGACCGGGGCCGCGCCCGTGCCCTACGCGGGCACCGCCGCCGAGATCCTCGTGGACACGGGCCTGGTGCTCGGCGTGCTGGGCCTGTGCGCCGCCGTCGTGCCGTCCCGGCCCTCGCCGGCCACGGACCTGCTGGCCGTGCCGGGCTCCATGACCCTCTCCGTGTACGTGGCGCACCAGGCCTACCTGGGCTGGGTGCTCACGGCCGGCCCCGGCCCGTGGGTCGACGGGCGCGGCGCGGACGACACCTGGTTCAACCTCGCCTCGCTCCTGGCCGGCGGGATCCTGCTGCCGCTGCTGTGGCGGGGCCTCGTGCGGGTCCGCCCCTTCCGCGCCGGCCCGCTCGAGGGGATCGTCCGCCTCGTCACCGACCCGATCGGGCGCCGCTCGAGGGGAGAGCACTGATGGGCCGCCGCGCCGACGCCCCCGCCGGGCCGGGCCGCGCCGTCGTCGTGCCGACCACGATGTCCTCGCCCGCACCGGCCTCCGCCCCCGTCCACACCCCCGCGCCCGCGCCCGCGACCTCGTCCGCCCCAGCGGGTAGCCTCGGGCAGGTGAGCGAATCCACCACGTACCTGCTGGTCGACGGCGAGAACATCGACGCCACCCTCGGCACCTCCATCCTGCAGCGCCGTCCCCAGCCGGACGAGCGCCCGCGGTGGAACCGCCTCCTGTCCTTCATGGGCGAGCACTGGGACCAGCCGGTCAAGGGCCTGTTCTTCCTGGCCATCGACGGTGACATCCCCGTGCCCTTCGTGCAGGCGCTCACCGCGATCGGCTACAAGCCGATCATGCTGCGCGGCGCCGGCAAGGTCGTGGACATCGGCATCCAGAAGACGATGGAGGCCCTGCAGGAGCGGGACGACGACGTCGTCCTCGTCAGCCACGACGCCGACTTCGCCCCCCAGCTCACGGACCTCGCCGCCACCCCGGACCGCCGGACCGCGATCATCGGCTTCGAGGAGTTCCTCTCCCACGAGCTGCGCCGGATCCCGGACGTCGAGTTCTTCGACCTCGAGTACGGCGTGGGCTCGTTCGACACGCCGCTGCGCCGCCTGCGCGTCATCGACATCGACGAGTTCGACCCGCTCGAGTTCCTCTGACCGAAGAAGGCCCGCCATGGCCCCGCGCCCCACGCCCATCCGCTCCGTGCTGCAGGTCTTCGCGCTCGACTGCCCGGACCCGCCCGCGCTGGCCGAGGCCGCAGGCGCCCGCCGGCACCCGGTCCAGCCGGCCGAGGACGGCTCCTGGGTGGTCTTCACCGACCCGGCGGGCCACCTCTTCTGCCTCTGCCAGGCCTGACGGCCCGGTGCCCGGGGTCAGGCCCCCGGCGTCACTCCCCCGCGTCCGGCAGCGGCAGCATCGGCCGGTGCTCGTAGAACGTCTGCAGCACCACGGTGGTCCGCGTGTTCACGGAGGCGGTGTGCCGGATCTCGCTGACGAGGGCCTCGAGCTCCCGGGGCGAGCCCACGCGCACGAACAGCATGTAGGCGGCATCCCCGGCCACGGAGTGGCAGGCCTCGATCGCGGCGATGGGCTCGAGCAGCGCGGGGGCGTCGTCGGGCTGGCGGGGGTCCAGCGGGGTGATCTCGATGAACGCGGCGAGCGGCTTGCCCACGGCCTCGGGGTCGAGGATCGCCTGGTAGCCGGTGATCACGCCCGTGGACTCGAGCTTGCGCAGGCGCGCCTGCACGGCGGAGGCGGAGAGCCCCACCCGTTCCGAGAGCTGGGCCAGGGTGGCGCGCGGGTCGCGGGAGACCTCGGCGGCCAGGCGTGCGTCCACGGGGTCGTCCATGCGCGGAACGCTAGCAGGCGCGGTCGCCCTGTTTGACACCACCCCATCCCGCCGTGGATTCTTCTGGCAGTGACACCCGTCACCGGAAATTCTCCGCCCAGAGCGCGACAGGAGGCGACCATGTCCACTTCCCTGCACCCCCCGCAGGCCGTCATCGGCGAGCCGGAGGTCCTCGAGGACGTGCGCGCCGACGTCGTCTCCCACCCGGCCTGGCTGCGCCTGAAGGCCGCCGCCACCGCCCTCCAGGGCCTGCAGGCCAAGGACGGCTCGGTCCCGGACCCCGCCGACCACCCCACCGCCGGCGGCCACGTCGAGACGATCACGGCCGCCGTCGCCGAGCTGGCCCCGCTGTTCCCGCACGACGCCGCCTACCTCGCCGCGCTGCCCCGCGACTTCGCGCGCTGGCGGGACGGCGGCTTCGGCGTGCCGGACTTCCTGGACTCCCTCGTGGCCTTCCAGCCGCAGGAGCACCGCGTGGACGGCATCCGCCACCTCGCTGTGTTCCCCATGTACACGCAGAACGGCTCGTCCTCCCGGCACGTCGAGGCGCTGCTGGTGGAGGCCATCTGGCCGGAGTTCATCGCGGAGCTCGAGGCCGGGGACTACGGCAACCGGCTCTTCCTCTCCCTGCGCCTGCTCGACTTCACCCCGGGCTACGAGACCAACTCGGCCGTCCTCTTCCCGGAGACCGTGGCGATGCGCGAGATCCCCACCTTCACGTGGGGCGCCATCTTCCAGGACCGCGAGGCGGCCCGCTTCCGGCGCGTGGTGGCCGCGGCCGCCGAGATCACCCGCCTGGACCTGCCCCAGGACGCGGCGGAGCTCGTCGCGGACCAGGACCTGGCCGAGCAGACGTTCGTGATGTGGGACCTCATCCACGACCGCACGCACATGCGCGGGGACCTGCCCTTCGACCCGTTCATGATCAAGCAGCGCATGCCGTTCTTCCTCTACACGCTCGAGGAGATGCGCTGCGACCTCACAGCGTTCCGCGAGTCGGTCCGGATCGAGCGCGAGCTCTCCGCGCGCGCCACGGCCGGTGAGGAGCTGACGGCCGTCGAGGCGCAGACGCTGCGCCACGCGAAGCTGGTCCAGTACGCGGTGCTCTTCGACCGCGTCTTCCGCTTCGCGCTCACCGGCTCCCGCGTGCGCAACTACGACGGCCTGGGCGGCCAGCTGCTCTTCGCGTGGCTGCACCGCCGGCACGTGGTCCAGTGGCGGGACGTGAAGCTCACGATCGACTGGGACCGCCTGGCCGAGGCCGTCGTGGAGCTCGGCGACGCGATCGACCGCCTCTACTGGGAGTCCATCGACCGCCCCAAGACGGTGCACTGGCTCAAGGCCTACGAGCTCGTCGCCTCCGTGGTGGCCCCGCATCCCGCCTCCGTGTGGGCCCAGGGCCTGCCCCGCGAGGTGCTGGCTGGCCCGCCGAAGGAGATGACGGACCTCGTGCTCGACGACGAGTTCCCGCTGTCCATGTTCTTCGAGGCGCTGGACAAGAAGCTGCGCGGGGTCATCGAGTCCACCGCCGGCATCCGCGCCGCGGACGCCTGAGCCGTGGGGACGCTGACCGGACGCACCGTCCTGATCTCCGGCGCCACGAGCGCCTCCGGGCTCGCGGCCGCGCGCGCCCTCCTGGCCGCCGGCGCGGACGTGGTCGCCACGGGCCGCAGCCCGGAGCGGCTGGCGCCGCTGGCCGCCCTCGGCGCCCAGACCGCCGCCCTGGACCTCACCGACGAGACGGCCGTGCGCGGCCTCGTCGAGGACCTGCACGCCCGCGGGGTCCGCGTGGACGGCCTGCTGCACCTCGTGGGCGGCT
The sequence above is a segment of the Micrococcus endophyticus genome. Coding sequences within it:
- a CDS encoding VOC family protein, which gives rise to MQRIVPNIWCDGTADAAAEFYLRAFAGLPGTAHVRTDRYPTEGLLDFQRPLAGKTLTQELDLGGHRFILVNAGDEFAPNPSISFFVNADPSRMEDPRGTLDALWAELTDGGRVLMDLGPYPHSEHYGWVEDRHGVSWQLMLTDPAGDPRPAIIPQLMFCGPAQNRAAEALDHYLAVFDDATPGQRVTYGDMGHVPEGGPVEAGSIVFADARLRGEWVAAMDSAVAQDFTFTEGVSLMVQCRDQAEIDRLWEALSAVPEAEQCGWLKDRWGVSWQIVPEEMGELMERPGAFEALLGMKKLVIADF
- a CDS encoding aldehyde dehydrogenase family protein, with translation MSTQHPGIATDSPVSSDDDLRPGLDAAPVGPAGEDGDDPVREPLPTEALPLAPAGPRPEDPRAAVVRLRAAARSRAAHPRAVRVRQLKGLKRLLTEGQDRLVAALGQDLGKPATEALMTEIVSVRSEVDHALLHLTDWMEPRPAKLPLALRPASAEVRPRPKGLVLIIGAWNYPVQLTLAPLVGALAAGNAVVVSPSEKAPATAAALRELVAEHLDSALVSVVEGGKDCNTALLAEPWDHILYTGGERVGRIVYEAAAKTLSPVTLELGGKSPAVVTPSRNTGAMARRIAWAKFTNAGQTCVAPDYVLAVGDVAHRQVVEELPGALREFYGADPRASKDYGRLVSAEHAERLRDLLREDLDAGAEVLVGGDVDPAQRYMAPTVVTGVRPDGALMREEIFGPILPVLQVDTFQDALDFIAERPHPLAAYLFTDRPSYHRAFDDQVQAGGLGYDVGLLHAGIATLPFGGVGASGIGAYHGVHGFETFSHLRASITKSDQVDTLKTAYPPYGWVKRTMIPKML
- a CDS encoding glycerophosphodiester phosphodiesterase family protein — encoded protein: MTRRPPSSRHRPAPAYLADSVPGREGWPLGFAHRGADVGRENSLAAFQAAHDAGFAYLELDVRTTSDGELVVFHDETLERVTTGRGRLQEHTWNGLTEVHVGGEPLLRFADLLAALPEARLNVDLKDRAAAPAMARLLAEHEAWERVLVASFHDSRRRAFRRALAALGHEDRAFGPGRVATSGGAAAIAALVALGPVGLTRWLARHALDVDCVQVPVRHGRVRVVTADFVRRCHAAGLPVHVWVIDEPDEMHRLLDLGVDGIMTDRADVLADVFTTRGIWPQR
- a CDS encoding NYN domain-containing protein, giving the protein MSESTTYLLVDGENIDATLGTSILQRRPQPDERPRWNRLLSFMGEHWDQPVKGLFFLAIDGDIPVPFVQALTAIGYKPIMLRGAGKVVDIGIQKTMEALQERDDDVVLVSHDADFAPQLTDLAATPDRRTAIIGFEEFLSHELRRIPDVEFFDLEYGVGSFDTPLRRLRVIDIDEFDPLEFL
- a CDS encoding VOC family protein; translated protein: MAPRPTPIRSVLQVFALDCPDPPALAEAAGARRHPVQPAEDGSWVVFTDPAGHLFCLCQA
- a CDS encoding Lrp/AsnC family transcriptional regulator; its protein translation is MDDPVDARLAAEVSRDPRATLAQLSERVGLSASAVQARLRKLESTGVITGYQAILDPEAVGKPLAAFIEITPLDPRQPDDAPALLEPIAAIEACHSVAGDAAYMLFVRVGSPRELEALVSEIRHTASVNTRTTVVLQTFYEHRPMLPLPDAGE
- a CDS encoding DUF6421 family protein — encoded protein: MSTSLHPPQAVIGEPEVLEDVRADVVSHPAWLRLKAAATALQGLQAKDGSVPDPADHPTAGGHVETITAAVAELAPLFPHDAAYLAALPRDFARWRDGGFGVPDFLDSLVAFQPQEHRVDGIRHLAVFPMYTQNGSSSRHVEALLVEAIWPEFIAELEAGDYGNRLFLSLRLLDFTPGYETNSAVLFPETVAMREIPTFTWGAIFQDREAARFRRVVAAAAEITRLDLPQDAAELVADQDLAEQTFVMWDLIHDRTHMRGDLPFDPFMIKQRMPFFLYTLEEMRCDLTAFRESVRIERELSARATAGEELTAVEAQTLRHAKLVQYAVLFDRVFRFALTGSRVRNYDGLGGQLLFAWLHRRHVVQWRDVKLTIDWDRLAEAVVELGDAIDRLYWESIDRPKTVHWLKAYELVASVVAPHPASVWAQGLPREVLAGPPKEMTDLVLDDEFPLSMFFEALDKKLRGVIESTAGIRAADA